The following proteins are co-located in the Microplitis demolitor isolate Queensland-Clemson2020A chromosome 3, iyMicDemo2.1a, whole genome shotgun sequence genome:
- the LOC103576527 gene encoding fork head domain-containing protein FD4 — MPRPSRESYNGEQKPPYSYISLTAMAIWSSKEKMLPLAEIYRFIADRFPYYRRDTRRWQNSLRHNLSFNDCFIKVPRNPHTPGKGAYWALHPAALSMFENGSYLRRRKRFKLPKSAKEESKVLAETAARLASTNSLGSECSPAINHFSPSHHQSSYHHDNLHLYQDQNFALTQRQLDFLNFTSITGLSSINKDDDNTSRRHHNNAIMTSDGQLSCSIDGLSSSSNNTRDSIESETRVMIKKPKPLVSAGKSFNIESIIKTSSPTSEQRPSRCLDLEVDPVNQDIVSPTQSLLPWHSNLYPGLSPLGNYSLNQAAAFYATALATANLFALHPGYQATKASLAETMVNSSLYNFYPGLPSLLRLEPTVGMAQDFGAPTLSLPALAMPPSEENSRVEIREINPYSGEDSSKARDLNS; from the exons ATGCCAAGACCATCGAGGGAATCGTACAATGGCGAGCAGAAGCCGCCGTATTCTTACATTTCATTGACGGCAATGGCTATTTGGTCatcgaaagaaaaaatgcTGCCGCTTGCtgaaatttatcgttttattgCTGACCGTTTTCCGTATTATCGACGTGATACAAGACGGTGGCAAAATTCATTGcgtcataatttatcatttaatgattgttttattaag GTCCCGCGAAATCCTCACACTCCAGGAAAAGGCGCATACTGGGCCCTGCATCCTGCAGCCTTATCAATGTTCGAAAACGGGTCCTACCTCCGACGTCGTAAGCGATTCAAGCTTCCAAAATCCGCCAAAGAAGAGAGCAAAGTTCTGGCTGAAACGGCAGCGAGATTGGCATCAACGAATTCCCTCGGATCTGAATGTTCCCCAGCTATTAATCACTTTTCTCCATCGCATCATCAATCTAGCTATCATCACGACAATCTTCACCTCTATCAAGATCAAAATTTTGCATTAACTCAACGGCAGTTAGATTTTCTTAATTTCACATCAATAACCGGTCTCTCCTCAATTAATAAAGACGATGATAACACATCTAGACGTCATCACAATAACGCAATAATGACCAGTGATGGCCAGCTATCATGTTCGATCGACGGATTATCCTCGTCATCAAACAATACCCGTGATTCAATAGAAAGTGAGACACGAGTGAtgatcaaaaaaccaaaaccACTCGTTTCAGCTGGTAAATCATTCAATATTGAAAGTATCATCAAGACCAGTAGCCCGACAAGCGAACAACGACCCTCTAG ATGTTTGGATCTAGAAGTGGACCCGGTGAACCAGGACATTGTGAGCCCAACTCAAAGTCTTTTGCCCTGGCACTCAAATTTATATCCGGGATTAAGTCCCTTGGGAAACTATTCCCTAAACCAGGCGGCGGCTTTCTACGCAACGGCACTCGCTACTGCTAATTTGTTTGCTCTGCATCCTGGGTACCAGGCCACGAAGGCTTCTCTGGCTGAGACTATGGTCAATTCATctctgtataatttttatcctgGGCTTCCTAGCCTCCTGAGACTCGAGCCAACTGTGGGCATGGCCCAGGATTTTGGAGCACCGACTCTGAGTCTTCCTGCACTTGCGATGCCGCCGAGTGAAGAAAATTCACGGGTGGAAATTCGCGAAATAAACCCGTACAGTGGTGAAGATAGTTCTAAAGCTAGAGATTTAAACTcgtga